Sequence from the Natronomonas marina genome:
GATGGCACCCGAGGAGTCCGAGACGGCCACGACGCTGGCGCCCAGTTCGGACTCGAGCAGTTTCGCGGCGACGCTACCGGCGTTGCCGTACCCCTGGACGGCGACGGTGGCGCCCGTCATGTCCATGCCGAGGTAGTCGAACGCCTCGCGGGCGGTGAGCATCGTCGAGCGGCCCGTCGCCTCCACGCGGCCCCGCGAGCCACCGGAGTCGATGGCCTTCCCGGTGATGACGCCCGGTTCGGTCGTCCCCTCCAGCGTCTCGTAGGTGTCCTTGATCCAGTTCATCTCCCGCTGGCCGGTGTTGACGTCGGGCGCAGGGATGTCCTTGTCCTGGCCGATGAACGGGCGCAGTTCCGTGGCGAACGAGCGGGTGATGCGTTCCAGTTCGCTCTCGGAGTAGTCGATGGGGTCGATGACGATGCCGCCCTTCCCGCCGCCGTAGGGGATGTCGACGACGGCGCACTTGTACACCATCCACCCCGACAGCGCCTTCACCTCGTCGCGGCTGACGCCGGGGTGGTACCGGATGCCGCCCTTGTAGGGGCCGCGGTCGCCGTTGAACTGCGAGCGGTAGGCCCGAAAGACGGAGAGCGACCCGTCGTCGAGTTCGACCGTGAGGTTCGCCTCGAGCACACGCTCCGGGTTCTTGAGCCGTTCCAGGGTGTCCTCCCCGACGTCGACGTACTTCGCGGCGTCGTCGACCTGCTCCTGCAGACTCTCGAACGGATTGACGTCGTCCGACATGCCTCAACCGTCGACCAGTCGGCGCTTAAGCGTGACGAATCATATCACTGATATATTCTGTATGTGATTAAGGGGCGTACTACTCGTCGGCGGCCCGGTGTCGTTCCATCACGCGCTCGGCGCGGGCCAGCAGGGGGGCGTCTATCATCTCGTCGTCGACGCGGAAGACGCCGCGCCCGCCGCTTTCCTCGCGGGCTGCGAGCACCTTCTCGGCCCACTCGACCTCCTCGGGGGCCGGCGTGAACGCCTCGTTGATGACGCTCACCTGGGCGGGATGGATGGCTATCTTCCCGTCGTAGCCCAGCTGGCCCGCGAAGGCGGTCTCCTCGGCCAGTCGGTCGGTGTCCTCGATGTCGGTGAACACCGTGTCGATGGCGTCCACGTCGGCGGCACCGGCCGCCAGAACGACGTGCTGGCGGGCGTAGGAGACCTCCTCGCCGCCCTCGGTTCGGGTCGCGCCGATGTCCGCAGAGAGGTCCTCGGCGCCGAAGGCGACGGCCTCGACCGCCGGCGCGGCCGCGATGTCGGCAGCCTCGAGGATCCCGCGTGCGGACTCACAGACCGCGATGATCGGCAGGTCGGCGCCCCGTTCGCCGATCAGTTCGTCGACCTCCACCATGCCGGCGGCGGATTCCGCCTTCGGTACCATCACCGAGTCGATTCGCGGATCGCCGTCGAGGACGGCGTCGAGATCGGCCGCCGCCGCCCGCCTGTCGGCGTTGACCCGGACGCAGACCTCGCAGTCGGGGTCGAACGACGGGTCGGCGAGGAGGTCCCGGACGGCGGCCCGTGCGTCGGCCTTCCGGTCCGGTGTGACCGCGTCCTCGAGGTCGAACACGACCGTGTCGGCGCCCGCTCCGGGGGCCTTCCGCATCAACTCCGGCTGATCGCCCGGCGAGAACAGTACGCTTCTGCGAGCCATGCAGGGGCCAACGGCGGGCGGCCCCTTAATGGTGACAGGGGCCGCCCAGGGTGGCTATCGCCGTGCGAACAGAACCGCACCGAGGAGCGCCGCCACCGCGACGGCGACGCCGAACCCGGCGCCGTCGCCGCTCGAACCGCCACCGCCGGCCGCTCCGTCGTCGGCCTCACTGTCGTTGGCCTCGTCGCCGCCCGCGTCGCCGTCACCCTCCCCGTCGGTCGGGGTCGCGGTGTCGCTGCCGTTCGTCTCGCTGTCGGTGGGCGTCGGCGTATCGTCGCCGTCGTCCATCTCGTCGGTCGGCGTGGGTGTATCGTCGTCCGTTCCCTCGTCGTCGGTCGGCGTATCGTCGTCGTCGCTCTCGAACGTCGGCGTGGGGTCGTCACCGTCCGCCGGGGTGTCCGCCGATCCGTTCTCCGATATCGACAGCGTGTCGCTGGACTGGGTGCCACCGGACTGGGGGTTCAGTGTGAAGACGATCTCGTACTCGCCGGTGTCGGGGTTCGTCACGCCGGAGTACGCCACCACGACGTGATCGCCCTCGACGACGTTGTAGTTCCCGCTGAGGCGGATGGTGAGCGTCTCGCCGTTGTTCGAGGCACCGACGCCGCTGATGTCGTCGGAGACGTCCGTCGTCCCGCCGCTGGCACGCTCGATGTACATCTCCTCGATGTCGCTCTCGCCGACGTCGGCGACGTCGCCGTTCTGGCTGGTCGCCGAGTAGTCG
This genomic interval carries:
- a CDS encoding HpcH/HpaI aldolase/citrate lyase family protein — protein: MARRSVLFSPGDQPELMRKAPGAGADTVVFDLEDAVTPDRKADARAAVRDLLADPSFDPDCEVCVRVNADRRAAAADLDAVLDGDPRIDSVMVPKAESAAGMVEVDELIGERGADLPIIAVCESARGILEAADIAAAPAVEAVAFGAEDLSADIGATRTEGGEEVSYARQHVVLAAGAADVDAIDTVFTDIEDTDRLAEETAFAGQLGYDGKIAIHPAQVSVINEAFTPAPEEVEWAEKVLAAREESGGRGVFRVDDEMIDAPLLARAERVMERHRAADE
- a CDS encoding Glu/Leu/Phe/Val family dehydrogenase gives rise to the protein MSDDVNPFESLQEQVDDAAKYVDVGEDTLERLKNPERVLEANLTVELDDGSLSVFRAYRSQFNGDRGPYKGGIRYHPGVSRDEVKALSGWMVYKCAVVDIPYGGGKGGIVIDPIDYSESELERITRSFATELRPFIGQDKDIPAPDVNTGQREMNWIKDTYETLEGTTEPGVITGKAIDSGGSRGRVEATGRSTMLTAREAFDYLGMDMTGATVAVQGYGNAGSVAAKLLESELGASVVAVSDSSGAIYDPAGLDTHAVKEYKNETGSVTGYEDASEELTNEELLTMDVDLLVPAALENAIDAELAREVGADVIVEAANGPLTPDADDVLTERDVYVFPDILANAGGVTVSYFEWVQNRQRFYWTEERVNEELERHIVEAFEGLIDAYEEHDLPNFRTAAYVVAIQRVLNAYDESGTWP
- a CDS encoding PGF-CTERM sorting domain-containing protein → MTRNTTLGVLLAVVVATSMLAAPVAASDSSISADPDEANAPSTHTVTANVGPSINGSSLTGLNVDYSATSQNGDVADVGESDIEEMYIERASGGTTDVSDDISGVGASNNGETLTIRLSGNYNVVEGDHVVVAYSGVTNPDTGEYEIVFTLNPQSGGTQSSDTLSISENGSADTPADGDDPTPTFESDDDDTPTDDEGTDDDTPTPTDEMDDGDDTPTPTDSETNGSDTATPTDGEGDGDAGGDEANDSEADDGAAGGGGSSGDGAGFGVAVAVAALLGAVLFARR